A region of the Ranitomeya imitator isolate aRanImi1 chromosome 5, aRanImi1.pri, whole genome shotgun sequence genome:
CGCCTCAGCCACCTGTGCCGGTTTAGGCCTCCTCTTTTACTTACTGCAAGCAAGCGGGGTTTTCCTTTGTTTATCACCCCTGTGACCCATGTACAACTTGTGATCtatgagaggtacattgatgaaggtctaaactTGACCGAAACGTCACTACTATATGTACTCTCCATATTAAATTTTTCACTGCATCCCACCAAGTGTGTGCCAAGTCTATCTTCTACACTATATGATCAGCTgtttctagtgatgagcaaatgtgctgggataaggagttatacgagcatgctcgggtgctaaccgagtgtcttcgaaaaatatgtttgagttcccgcggctgttcaacagccacaacatatgcagggattacctgaatgttagccgcgagacatgcagccgcgatgACTCGaagatattttttgagcacgctgaagacacttgtTTAGCAccggagcatgttcgctcatcaccagCTGTCTCCTCATCTGAACAATCTCATTCAGCTGCTTATGCCCAGAGTTAGTGAGACCCAGCTGCTGACccgttcactgccatcatctgtactccaaatgagtacgttCTCATATCAATGTAAATAAAAGGCAGGAAAATAGTCTGGGGAAAAGCAGGAGTGTGGAAAACacttaacattatttttttttacagaaacgaTGAGAAATCCCCCTAATGAAGTAATATGTAAAGTTTCATAAATTTCCATGCCGGACAAAATTATTAAAAAACCCCATAAAAGTTTAGTTTCCCTTTAAATATTCAGCCTGAACTATGTTTCTAGATAACTATATTGCAGATATTACAATTTCTATAATAGCTGCTATCCAGAATGTCTTGAATGGTAAATCTGCCTACTTATACTGTGATACATTTTCCTCTGTACAGGTCGATTAACCCTATCTCTCGTCTTCCGATTATTTTTCAAAGTATGGGACAATCACTCCATTTATAAGTGGATGAATTTTTCGGGACTGCTCCACGTAAATCTCCGCTCTGTTACAAGCCATTTCCTATTGACCAGGACTGCAGAGTAAATAGTTGGATGAATATTCAAGTTAGGGGGAAAAAAATGAAGTTTTCCTACACCGTCGCCTGTTTATCCAAGGAAGGGAGGGTAGGAGGGAGCTGGAAGAAGAGGACTCAATTCAAGAGAAGGAGCAACAGGTAAGCAGTGCAGGACGACCGGACTGCAGCAAGTCATCGATACAAGGCAGGTAACGAGTTCTCAAGCATCGAAATACTGGGCTGGAAGAAAGCCGTCAGCACCACATATACTACAGATATACATTACTTTTATCCTGTGATATCCATTGCGCATATACGACATATCTGGATAGGGCTTACACATAATCACACATAAACTCTTGGGATTCATTGCTTAAGGAACACGATTCATGGGAGTTAAAATCATACATTaaggttacctgcagtcctatgtaaatccaTCATAGCACAGCAATGGGTGGAGTCAAGTCAAAGACGTGTTCAAATAGAGAGTAAAGTACCTGGAACACATTATTTAGGTGTTTTCTTCTTGTTATTCCTATTTTCTTATACCAGACTTGTGTATTAATTATCACCCGGACGACACAATGAAGCTGCTTCTGATTGGGTTATATTTCACCTGTTTTCTTCTGGGGTCATTTCTTGGTGAGTACTTCCACCTTATTCTGAAGTTAGATTACTACTGGCTCTTTAATATTACACTTTTATTATCCCTCCGGTTAAGGATGTAAGGGATATTAAAAACGGTAGTGATATACTGTCGTCTATGTACGTCACTCTTTATTGACCAATACAGTACAATGCAAAAATGTTTATTGATCAGGAAATAAAATGTATAATCTACTTAGTACCTAAAATTGTGTCCATTATtggttcttaaccctgctgttgtcttcggtcaaaaacgaccgaccttgaacttcaatattctttaaaatattcaagatgcggctctgaaacccgtggccgaccgacccatcctcatttaagtcaatcaaccacaagtttcagaaccgcatcttgaacaccccaaaaaataccaaagttcaaaatcggtctccccgcaccgaagacaacagcagggttaaaggggacCCATCACATTTCTTCGCATAGCTATTTTGGTAATTCTTCGTATGCTTCATAATATAACAATTCTAGGGCATTTTATCTCAGATCTCTGCATTGTGCCGTTCCTCTGTTACACCTCCTAGAAATGTATAATTAACTGATTGTTAGGATTGCTATCATCAAAGGGGCGTGTCCCTACACAGTCAGCTCTGATTGGCCTCTGCCAGACTGTGCAAGGACACACCCCCAATTGGTAACATATACCTGTCAATTTATTCCTAAATTTTGAAAAGGAATAAGAGTATTATTTCTTGGATGCTACACTCATCTGATAAAACAGACAAGTCAGGAAAgccgacaggttctctttaattagaTTATTAACCAAATAagaaaatcaagtaaaaaaaaatagtatcTAGACATCTTGGATATGATCTTTAAAATATACTGTAAATTTTAGGTAAATGTTGAATGTCTTGTTGGTAAGGCCCACTCAGCGTGTCCCGATCAGACTTTCTGTTACTAGGACCATGGTATGATCACAGTCCGGCTCCATAATTGCAGTCATGAAAGTCTTACTTTGAGGTGTTTTGGTGATAAAAAAATACTTTTAAAGGCCAGGAAGGGATAAGGCGGCTAAGATGACTTGTCCAAAAGGCAGGTCCCTGGCGGCTCCTCCATGACTCGCATGCCTGACACCGTTTGTGGAGAAGAGAGATCTGTCAATCAAGGGACGGGGAGGATCCTGCCTCTTGGACTCGTCATCCTAGATGTTTCCTTTTTTTGCCAGATTTTAAGTCTGTTATTCCTGAAATCCTGCAGTGTAGAATAGAACATCCATGGCTGCATGATTTGGGCAGCATGAGTCACTTGTCAGGGTCCGTTTAAAAAAACCCTAGTGAAAATTATTTGCCAGCCGTTCTGCCTTTATATGTATAATTATGTACTGACACAGTACAGCAAGGTAATGTTACATCTATAGGTTGCTATTTACTACTAATCCAGCCTGGAATATGACATTACAACTGCAAATACTATGTGTAAATGGTCAGGACTGTCAGATCCTTTACATCTCTCCTTACTAATATTGCCTTACTTTTATTCCTTATTTCTAAAGATCTcattattaaaggggttctccactacgGGGACGAGCCCTTCTCATTCTGTATGTTTGACCCCATAAAATAACATCACTTATACACACCTCTATTGCCGGCGCTGTTACACTGGTGTCTGCACTGGCGCTCCCGAGGCTCACATGACATTGTTACGTCACGCGATCCTGGCAGCCAATCAGCAGTTGCCTCACTCTCCCCGCCTTCAGTCATATCAAATGCATTCAGAGGAGAAGCTTTACCATCTGCCGGATGTATGTGATTTATCCAAAGGCAGGCTGATTGACCTCAGGGCTCGTGTGTCATAACGATTTTACACGATCCCCGGCAGAGacggtgctgacaccgctggaacggccctGGCAACAGGGGTGGGCATAAGTGTTGATATTTTACAGAATACAAACATAcggattaagaaggggttgtcttagtagtggataacccctttaattttgCTACAAGAATATTAAAGAGTGTAAACTGAGGCTCCCTGAGGCTGTTATTTAAAGGGGTTGGACTGGCATGGGACAGTAGACTGCaggcactctatgtgactgcagaatcGTGACAGTGTCATGATTCTCTGAATTCCCAATGTGAGCTTACATTCTTATGACCCTGTGTATGCGATCTGTATGCTAATGAGCACACGCCAATTAGTCTTGACCGGCTTCCCTCAATTCATGTCAACTTAGAGAAGCCAAATGTGTATAGTTGGCACATGACCGCAAGCATACAAAGTGCAACCCAGGATCACATGTCCGCCTGATATCAGCAGCAGGAATACCAGGGGATAGTGGCAGCGTGCGCACCGCACACGGTCATGATTCAGCAAACTCATAacaatcacatagaatgactgcaggctTGGAGAACACCTTTAACTTTACACAATGTGAGTCCAAAACGTAAATGCAAACATAAAGTGAAGTAACCGTATTGTGCAGAATGTTAAGTGTGAAAATAAACTTTACATGACTGTACAGACTGGAAATAGCACAATCTACTAACTATCGCCAAATAAAATAGCAAGAAACTGAAGCTCAGCTGGAGGTGCGCGCTCCGGCAACACATCCCTTGTATTCATCCTCTTTGGATGGTCAGAGGGAATTCTAATCTTTGCTCCTGACGAAGGATGTGATTTGGCAAGGAACGCTGACATGTCGGCTCCCATGTGGAGGGTGAGTGCCACGCAGTCAGAGGACACAGGGTCCTATTGTATGGCGCACAGTCCAGCGCAGTCAGGAATTCCTGCTGACATTAGGATTCCACTCACACTCGGTGTTGGATGAAAGTATCCATTGTCCGGTCGGCTCTCACATGCCATTTCCTTATTTATTTTCAGATGCCAGACCTGTACATGAGGAGGACGGTAAATACAATTTTCGTTTTTACTTTGGAAACATTCTGATCAACACAACCAATATACAATGAGAATTTCATACACAGCAGCAAATGCATTTATAGGCAACCGTCCGTTCATAAAACCTTTGACTTGTCATAGCGTCACGTCTGATGTTTTTGATGAGACTCCCAAGGATTTCTAAAATGAACGAGAAGAGCTTATCTGGGTGGTTCTCTCCTCTAACACTGAATAAGTCCTGGAGGAGAGCGGTCCTCAGTGAAGAGCTTAGCTTGGTGATCGGTGGGATTCTCAAGGTGTCTGACATTTCTCTACGACAGTGTATTCTACCAGAGGGTCAATGGTTTTATGGAGAAAAAAACACATTTCAATACATTATGTACTAATGAATTTTGACTAATAAATGACGTGATCTTAAAGGAACATTTCAGGGTATTCATGATACcggggtttattattattattatttattgttatagcgccatttattccacggcgctttacatgtgaattcaTCTATGGTGTTCTTTGTATCCTTGTGTCTCCCTTGTACATCCCATAACACATTTGTAGAAATTTAATCAGCAAGAATTCTGGTAAaatttactttaaaaaatggcatgcaCGCCTTATGTGTTTCAGACACCTTATGAGCTGCATTTACAAAATGGAGCATGGTTACGTGGAATCGTAAAATGTGCCAAATTAATAATGTCACCTGCCATTTGGCACAAATGATTGGTGTAAAGGAAACCAGCTAAGAGTTGGCACAAGGAAGCAAATTTAAACTGGTTGCTCGGTataaattgttaaagggaaccagtcacccacaaaatggaagatgagctaagcccaccggcatcaggggcttatctacagcattctgtaatgctgtagataagcccccgatgttacctgaaagatgagaaaaagaggttaaattatactcacccaggggcggtcccgctgcagttcggtccgatgggtgtcacggtccgggccctcccatcttcataggatgacgtcctcttcttgtgttcacgctgcggctccagcgcaggcgtacttggtctgccctgttgagggcaaagtactgcagtgcgcaggcgctgggcctctctgacttttcccggcgtaggcgcactgcagtactttgctctgccctcaacagggcagacaaagtacgcctgcgccagagctgcggcgtgaagacaagaagagcatGTGattgaaagaagatgggaggccccggaccggaccacgacgccaaccgcagcggaaccgcccctaggtgagtataatctaacctgtttttctcatctatcaagttacatcaggggcttacctacagcattgcagaatactgtagataagctcctgatgtcggtgggcttagctcaacttccattatgggggtgacaggttccctttaactctgcagtcactctgtttgactacagacttatgaatccccccagagcATGCGCTGTGAAGATTTGCAGCTTTCTGAGCCGGGACCTGCAGgtacgtatgcgttatacatactcccggccaaagcccatttagggggtgtggtctcacTCTATATACTTGCATTGAGCAACGCCCACTGGACGTCCGCGTCACTAGACGGGGTGCAGCctctctcaatgcaagtgtatgaaGTGAGGCTGGGTCCACTAGATGGGCTCTGGCCGGGAGTGTGTAAAATGCATATACagctcagaaaccggtgaatcctcacagtgcacagtgcgAGTGCTTGcgggactcacaagtctgcagtcagacaGGGTGACTGCAGAGTTATCAATTGagacttgacaacccctttaaaataccTAGAAAATGCCTAAATGTATTATAATTTCTGCAGAAACTTATTTTTTCTGTTTCAATCCTGTCTAAATTTCATTCACTATTAAAAAAATTCCCTGATGTTTCAGTTCAGCCTGGGGAAGACCTGACCCCAACCTCCAGGTTTTCCCTCCAATCTGTGCGGCCCTGAAGACCTATAGAATGAAGTTTTAAACCTGTCCTGCTCTGTATGTTAATAAATTTGGCACATATTACCCCAGTGTACCCTTTGTCAAGACTGTCATACAAACTGCCAATCTTGATGAACTGATCCATCTGTGTTATTATTCTATTTTGGACTTTCTTTCTGAAAGATCTCCACTCCCACGAGTCACATTAATTCAAGATTTAATGGAGTTAGCACTAATTGACTGTTCAAGCCATTCAAAAGCACTTTGTGCATTCTTGACAAGGTAAAGCCTGAGCTGTTAAACAAGTAAAaggggtggagatagatggaaaccaagtaGATGGGAATTTTGCACTGAATTGCTCAGCCACGTCAAGGGTGCGCCAAGCGTCTTTGCTTGGTttcaacagtcattttgtgctgaaatACAGGAATTATGTTCCGGTTGCAAGATCCAAAAGTTAACATTAATGACACTGACCGGAATCAATTTCAATTCTAACTGATGTTCTTTTTAGACCCATATTTAGAGGCTCCTGCTCACCCTTACTGGCCCTTCTCTACCTCGGATTTCTGGCAGTATGTCGAGCATTTCCGCACAATGGGTGCATATGAGAACATCAATGACCTAGCTCGCACTTTCTTTGCTCACTATCCTATTGGAGATACCCTGGGATACACAAGCCGTGACGACCATGAGCATTAGAAGCCGGTACTCTGCTTGGCGTAGCTGTACATAGTGAAGCCCTACAACGCTGAGAAATGAACGGAACCAAGATGTGCGACAACACCAACTCCAACTATGCCATCATGGTGACAAGAACTTCTCAGGCCAAAGGAAATCCCTGCATTATTCCTGTCTGTCAGAAGGGAAAAGAAGTCataagaaatatagaaatatttgCTGTAAACACAGCTCATCTACCTATGGTATTAGAGCTATAATCAATAAAAAATGGCTAAGATGTGATCGGATGTCACTTTGTGTTCCCAAATGTTACATTACAATATTTCTAGATGACACATGGTCTGCGCCCCTTACCTTGTTGTCACACAGTAACACACAAGCTGAGACATGCTGAATGACAAAGACACAATGTCTCAAGGTCTccttacacattagactaatgttgaccAAATCCACCAATATCAATAGGTTCAGCGGACAGTCTAACGTGTATGGGGGTGCCGGCGGATCGatggtcaggggagatgttgatggtggatgtctgattttggactgacaATTGCATTATTTGCATTATTTTGCATTATTATATATTAttgcatgggcagcacggtggctcagtggatagcactgcagccttgcagcgctggagtcctgggttctaatccctccTTGGATacaatctacaaggagtttgtatgttttccccgtgtttacgtgggtttcctccgggttctccggtttcctcccacattccaaagacatactgatagggaatttagattgtgagccccataggggacagtgatgataatgtgtgcaaaactgtaaagcgctgaggaatatgttagcgttatataaaaaaattaagattattataattattattttcttGGAGATAGGCTACCAGTCGACATTGTCAGTCGGCCGCTTTGTCATAGATAACACGGGAGCAAACGCTCCTGTATTTGAGAAAGTTGGCTGAGATGGATGACGGTAGAATGTTTGGTTGAAGCAGCGCAAGCACAGGAAAAGTCCAAAGAGCGCCgacacatgcgcactgcagtactttactctgccctcgacAGAGCGTAGAGAAGTATGCCTGAGCAGGATTGCGATGCAGGACACTGTGTAGGTGAcgtaggatgcgtcatccacacaaatCAGTGAAGGAGGACAGtgatcgcaagaagagaggaggcaccggatcaagaccagagacgcccatcagaCTCAACTGCCCCGTATGTGAATATAATAAAGTATATATAATAAAAGCTTTTTTTTCTTGTCTTACAGGCCCTATTGGGGGCAGATATATAGCATATTAGAATGCTATATGAGGGCTTACAGGTAATGGCCTTACCTCAGATGGGAAAAACCTAGTGagcggttccctttaacccctttctgtcattagacgtactatcccgtccatgtggggtgggccctacttcccatggacggaatagtacgtcataggcgatcggccgcgcttacggggggagcgcggccgatcgccgccgggtgtcagctgattattacagccgacatccggcactatgtgccaggagcaatcacggaccactcctggcacattaacccccggcactctgcaatcaaagatgatcgcagcgtttcgGCGGCAtatggaagccacctccctgcgtgcttccctgagacccttggagaaacgcgatgtgatcgcgttgctcctaggatctcctacctcctcctccctgcaggcaccgGATcccaaatggccgcgggaggccttctgggtcctgcagggaggtggcttgcaagcgcctgctcacagcaagcgccggcaagcctccttcagtgcCTGTAAGAtcgctgacacagtgcactgcaaagtgtcagatcagtgatctgtcactgtaTCATGAtgttccccctggggcaatgttacaaagtaaaaaaaaaaaatatttacaagtgtaaaaaaaaaaaatcctaaataaagaaaaaaaaatatatattgttccaataaatacatttctttgtctaaataaaaaaaaaataataaaagtacacatatttagtattcccACATCCGTAACgattcgacctataaaactgtcccactagttaaccccttcagtgatcaccgtaaaaaaaaaaaaaacgaggcaaaaaacaacgctttattatcataccgccaaacaaaaagtggaataacacgcaatcaaaatgacggatataaataaacatgtataccgctaaaaacgtcatcttgtcccgcaaaaaacgatccaccatacagcatcatcaacaaaaaaataaaaaaaagttatagtccttagaataaagcgatgcaaaaataattattttttatataaaatagattttatcgtataaaagcaccaacacataaaaaaattatataaatgaggtatcgctgtaatcgtactgacccaaagaataaaactgctgtatcaattttatcaaacgtggaatggtataaacgccccccccccttataaaaactggaataaaaagcgataaaaaagtcacgttcctgaaaatggtaccaaaaaaagtcaactcgtcccgcaagaaacaagacctcacatgactctgtggaccaaaaacccgttataaaagtaaatcaaaccccccttcatcacccccttagttagggaaaaataataaaatttaaaaaatgtatttatttccattttcccattaggattagggctagggttagggttggggctaaagttagggttagggttggggctaaagttaaagttagggctacagttagggttggggctacagttagtgttgggcctacagttagggctagggtaacagttaggattagggttggggcaacagttaggattagggttggggctacagctagggttagggttggggcttaagttagggttggggctaaagtggggttagggttggggctacagttagggttggggttggggctaaagttagggttggggctaaagtaagggttagggttgggactaaagtttgggttggggctaaagttggggttagggatacagttaggattggggctacagttagggttggggctaaagttagggttggggctaaagttagggttgaagtttggattacatttacggttgggattagggttaggggtgtgtctgggttaggggtaggggtgtgtaagggttaggggtgtggttagggttatggttgggattagggttaggtgtgtgttggggttagggatgtagttgggattagggttcggggcatgttcgggttaggggtgtggttagggttatgttagtattgggattaggggtgtgtttgggttagggtttcagttagaattgggggtttccactgtttaggcacatcaggggctctccaaacacaacatatcgtccgatcttaattccagccaattctgcatagaaaaagtaaacagtgctccttcccttccgagctctcctgtttgccaaaacaggggtttaccccaacatatggggtgtcagtgaactcaggacaaattgggcaacaacttttggggtccaatttctctggttacccttgggaaaataaaaatttgggggggctaaaaaatcatttttgtggtaaaaaaataatttttattttcacggctctgcgttatacactgcagtgaaacacttgggggttcaaagtttctactggttaggtacatcaggggctctgcaaacacaatgtgatgcctgcagaccattccatctaagtctgcattccaaatggcactccatcccttccaagctctgctatgcgcccaaacagtagttttctcccacatatggggtatcagcgtactcaggacaaattggaaaacaacttttggggtcgaatttctcctgttacccttgggaaaatacaaaactgggggctaaaaaataatttttgtggaaaaaaaagaatttttattttcacggctctgcgttataaactgtagtgaaacacttgggggttcaaagtgctca
Encoded here:
- the OTOS gene encoding otospiralin; amino-acid sequence: MKLLLIGLYFTCFLLGSFLDARPVHEEDDPYLEAPAHPYWPFSTSDFWQYVEHFRTMGAYENINDLARTFFAHYPIGDTLGYTSRDDHEH